The Salvelinus fontinalis isolate EN_2023a chromosome 13, ASM2944872v1, whole genome shotgun sequence DNA segment ATTCAATTTGAAATCAACTAAAGCTTGAAGCCCTAGACCTATGTGTTGTCTATTTTAAGTTGAaccctgggttgaattgaaacaatagctgttgactTCGGAAATACtagatatactgtagacctaAATAGTATCATTGATGACATAATCTTGTAGTTGAAATTTCTCCCTCAAAACAAGTTtctcaaatccaatgtattttcccacgtagattccacgtcacaatacattgacaaatgaatttgaaacaatgttgattcaaccagtttgtgcccagtgggattgaACGCGATTCAGTCAGGTTCAACATGGTTGTTTTATTTTGAGGTGTTTGTCGATGGGAGTCATGAAACTATAGGATATTTTTCAGTGTCTGTGGACGGCGTGGAGTGGACTGATGTGAAGTTCTTCCAGCTGGCTGCCCAGTGGCCCACCCATGTGAAGTACCTGCCAGTGGGGCTGTTTGGCTACAACAAGATCGCCACATAGAAACCAAGCCAGACATGGTCACTCACTCTGAGCTTCCTGGgcaccaaggttattatagttttgtgTTTTTATAGTGTATTTTTATTAGTTTTTTGATTTTTGTTTGAAGTTCAGTTAGTTTTCAGACCTGATTTACTAGTTTTTATTTAGTTTGATATGATTTATTTTCTGTTTTCGTGTTAGGGACAGAAAGTACCAGATTTCTTCCTTGGTAGTTCGTGATAAACAAGCTATGCCTATTTGAAACCTCACTAACTCACCTGCCAAGTTCAGAAGCTTGAAAACACTCATTTGATTGTTGTCCAAAGTTTAGAAGATTAAAAAAAACTCAAACTGaacatttgatttttattttagtACATTTGAGTCAAAGATAGTTTTAGTTTTTCAAATGGGtttgttaattattttatttcagtctACGAaagttttatttcagcttttgtttcctATAATAACCTTGCTGAGCGGTCTACAATGGACACTGGACAGAAAGCCAATGATTAAGGATTATTGTTACATGACTAAGGAGAGTTGTTACATGGATTGAGGCCATAGATTGTAATGCTTGCCGTGGGTtcaagcaacaaaataactagttTGCCTTTTTTGAGATGTATTTCCTCGTTCATATGCTTTGGCACATTTTTATATGTCTTCTTTCAGTGGATCGGCAAGGTTAACTCCAGCTGTTCTTGTGGCTGTGTTGTACTTAGTTTTTTTCTAGCAGTGTTATGTGAAGCAAATTTCAGTGGTCATTGATATTATTTCCTTCGGTGGTGTTATTCCAagtgcattaaaaaaaaaacggAGTTAAGTCAGTTTTGCGAAAGTAATATCAATTGATTATCTTATTTACAGAAATGTTGTGGTAATTGGACCTGTTTTTGCTAAAGACTTACTACATTTAGTGAGTTACTGTTGTGTGCGCACGCCCGAATGCTTGTGAATGTGTGCATAGCATGGGTTGTCATTGAAATAAATACTACAGAAATCTAGAATATTTGCAGACTTGTCTGCATCAAAGCTTGTGGTTGTTAAGCAAGTATTTTTATATGGTACATGTACTATATATACTTTGCACTGCAGATACACCTTTGTCCCAATGTGCTTAAAGCAGTCATCTTACTTATTTTTGTTTAAAGATTGAAGACTTTGTTTTGTCATTAAAGCGTAAAAGACGGACACATACAAGGAATAAATAAAAAGGTCAATTAAATAAACTCAAGTGTATTTATAACTAAATGTATCCGCTTGTCATATTGTGGGTGGAGGACATGGATGAGATCTTCAGAACCAAATGCTCCTGTTTAAACCTTTGAGGGGCCTGTAAGCTGTTGTACCACAGATTCAAAGAGTACCACTAAGTATTGTCAGGAGTAACTGTTAAAGACAAAAGATTGGGAGATTATGGGCAAACTTAGGCTAAACGCAACTAACAAAAACAGTACATGAGGACAGTTGAACTCGGGCACTTTATTCAGTTGAGTGTCTGAGATGCCTTTCTACTATCCACCTGTAAAACTCTCCAACTTCCTGCACCTCATCCTCATCATACAATGCAAATGACACTAACCGAGGAAATTCCAATGCACAtgcatggggcggcaggtagtctagtggttagagcgttgggccagtaaccgaaaggttgctagattgaatccccgatatgacaaagtaaaaatctgtcattctgcccctgaacaaggcagttaacccactgttcctaggccgtcattgtagataagaatttgttttcttaactgacttgcctggttaaataaaagagcTTTATCTCATTGTCCCTCTATATCCTGCCACTTCCTAATACAGTCATGTTCTAGTTTACGCTGAACCTTAACTTAAGAGCTCTCCTAAAGCCTTCACTACAGTTAGACTTGACCAGTGGAGGAAGAACAATGATATCTACTGCAGGACGTTATCCCTCCTCCTGTCAGACTCCTTATACTTGTATTCCCCCCCTACAGTCAGTTCTCCCACACACAAACATCCTGGACTATACCCTAAGATACTTCACACCTGCAAGTAGTGAAATTGGATGTAGTGATTTGACCCCACGCCTGACATTGACCTCACAGCTCAGTAGGACAGGAGAGTTGGATGGAACTAGTGACACAAAAATAGCATGCATCAGCGACATCTGACACCAAGTTCCTTCCTTAAAGTACTTTATTTTTTTTCCTTCTCCAAAACAAAAGTCGCCTGAGTGAGTATGAGGGTGGCTTTGCTCCTAGTGCCTTAGTCAATGAGAAGAAGAAGCACTTTTTAAAAAGGTCCTGATACAAGTGCCTTAGTTTAACTACTCACAGTCTACAGTGGCCTTGCTGGGCCAAACATTGCGAATCACAAACTGCAGACAGTGATGAATATAGGAATCCTGATATTGTGAAAGTTCATATTTGCTCTCTCAAGGGTTCTTGGTTGACATGACGGTTACTAATGAAGTTCAGGGCATCGGAGCAAAGCCTCCCAGTGAGTTGTGTGGGTGGCCTTGGAGTTGGGTGGGTGTACAGTATGTGGGTATGGATGGGACAGGTTaaggggaacagaacagtagggTGTCTGGGTTGTGTTTATAAGTCGCTCTCTCCGTACAGGGCACTGGAGAAGGAGATGTAGTCCAGGGCGCCTGGGGGTGCGCCGCTGCCGATGTAACTGGTCATGCGGCTGATGCAGTAGTCGGCCTGCTCTGGGGGCAGCTCCCTGCGCAGTTCTTCCACTGTGATGTATGTCTGGGAGGGGAGGACACAGGTCAACAAGGGTTATCAAGGGTTCCACCACCGACATCTCAACACAACCAAAATCAGTGGCTCCGTGTGGCAGACTTCGCGGAAGAATAGGTGCAATAATGGTGCCGCCCAACTCACCTTGTCGGAGGCCAGAATCTTGAATGAGGCCATGACCTGATCGGCGGTGTCCGTCTCGGCCGTCTCGCGGGTCATGAAGTCGATGAAGGCCTGGAAGGTCACCACACCTGTGTTGTTGGAATCCACCAGCGTCATGATGCGGGCAAACTCCACCTCAccctgggggacagagagagagagagagagagagaaagagcggggaAGGAAGAAGTTATTATATAAGTACAACAAATAATTACTCACACAGAGAAACCATTGCCATTGTCCATTGCCTCAAATGACTGGGTCCTGAACAGTGTTGCCAACAATTTGGCTATTGGCTCCTTGATTTGTCTCTAGATAAAGTCACGGCACTAATTTGCCTTGTAAAAGCTGTGGTCCCCGGCATAGCGTTTTCAGCCCCTCTCCTCTGCCTGGTATAGCGTTTTTCGCCCCCCTCTCCCGCTCCACACCCCCTCCATTTGTGCTTCTCTGCCAATGTGTATGCCGTTGCTGTAACTTCTGTTGCAGACAGCTTCTCCCACTCACTTGCGGCAGAATTTAGTGGAAAAAGGTCTCTAAATGCTGTCAAAACCATAGAAACCCCTCCGTGTCAAAACCCCCCGCAGCCTGAAAAGTAGAAGAATTAGTCGCTATAATCATTTACCAAAAAGTCACTGGAGAGGGTCTGAAAACTTGCTAAATATAGCGACAAAGTCGCTAAGTTGTCAAAACTGGTCTGAAAACTGGTCTGACTGAAGCAGTCCGACTCACCAGATCGTAGCCCATGGAGATGAGACAGGCACGGAAGTCGTCTGGGTCCATCATACCATTTCTCTTCTACACAAGGAAAAACAAAGATCACTAAGCCACATGGGCAGGAAAGGGATGTAACATTAAACGTAACCGATACCTAGCTCAAGCTCGATCTTACCCTGTCAAAGTGGTTGAAGGAGGCTCTGAACTCGTTGAGCTGCTCCTGGCTGATGCCCTTGGCATCTCGGGTCAGGATCTGGTTCTCCACCTCGTTGATGGTGCGGGCGATGGTGGTCAGGAGCTGCTCCCAGCCCACACGCACATgctgagaggaggagaacacagGATTAGAATCTGAAGACTTCACAGAGGAGACTGAAGACTTCTAcaatacagaggagagagagagagtggggggaagataggggggagagaagagaaggtggGGAGAGGGGGGCATAAAGATGAGAACCCGTGGCAGTACCTCCATGGTGTAGTTGGTGTGCTTGTTGTCAAAGATGAGGGACTCCTGGCTGAGCTGGTGGTCTCCCTCCAGCTTGTCGATGTTGCACTTGTAGTTGATGATGTTCTGCTCGTACTGCTTCAGGTTGCTCATCTGTTCCTCCAGGGAGCCGGCGATGTCCACAGACACGTGGCTGATCTCCTACAGGAGGAAAGAGGGGCTGTTAGAGTACAATGACTATTCATCACCATTCATTCATTTCATTTGATTTATTCAGCCAGGATAGCAACTGTTTTAAAAGGGAGTCATGGGTTCCATAGGATCAAACCAAACATCACATAAAAGGTGTGTTAATACAGGATTCGTTGACTTGGTCTTGAGAGGATATGCTCGAACACTCATAAAACAGATCTGGAATAATCTAATGAAGACGTGAGTTTGAGCTGTGGGGTATTGGTTACCTCCATCTTGGTCTGGATCCAGGGTCCGATGATGTTGGCCTGGGCAGCGAACTGGCGCCTCAGCCTCTCGTTGGACTGCTGCCTGGCCACCTCCTCCTGCAGCATCTGATCCCTGAGGGGCACCAGGTGTTTCACCTACACACGGCAGATAAAGGAGAGGCAACGTTGACGGACAACAATCGATGACTGGACCTGGAGCTTGACGCACCCTGATGGATCAGTGTTGAAGTTTGAATGATAACCAAAGAATCGTTGCATTGAGTTTGCTTAATGCTCGTCTCTAGAACGAGAGGGGTCAATCGCGCTCCCTGAGCAGACAATATCAAAAGAGATGGACATGTACTCACAGCATCCCATTTGTCGGTGATGTCCTGGGGGGAAAGGTTGGTGTAGGGGTTGACTCCTGACAGCTTGATGCCGTAGGTCTGAGCGATCTTCACGATCTCACTCTGGATTCCCATGGTTGCAACGCGCTCCTTATCAGCCTCTGGCAGCGTGGCCTTGAACTGGTCATGGGCTGTGATCAGACTCTGAGGAGGAGCAAAGGGAATGATGAAGAGGAAAGGAATGATAAATGGATGTAACaaggacaccccccccccccccccacctatcatgccccctccatctctctgcctcCTACCTGGATCTCCTCAATACTGTGCACAATGAACATGTCCTGTAAGTCCTCCATGGCTCCGTCCATCCAGTTGTTGAAGGGGGCTGCTCTCTTGGCGAACTCCAGGTACAGCTGGTCGATGGTCTCCCACAGCTTCTCCACACGCTAAAAAAACACACAAGCCAGTCGGTGTTAAAACCTGGTAATTGAGGTCATCCCAGAATTGTATGGAGgctgaatattttttattttttttaataaaaacttCCGAAGCCTATTTACTGGAAGTAAGGTAGGTTATATAGAGGGTAGGTATGCACAGTGTTATGTGGAGGTGAGAAATAGGGTAATGCCTGTGTCTCCAGGGTACCTCCAGTGAGTCTCTCCTCTTCTGGGTCAAGGTGCCCAGGTTGTCCCACTGGTCACAAATACCCTGGCAGCGGGCGTTGATGGTGACAGCGTCATGATAGTCCAGCTCACTAGGACATGAAGTATATGAGATTATGAGCTAGCATCGGAGTAATTTCAGACCAAAAGAGGAAGGGGGATTTTCTTCcttttctctcacacactcactctctccccccatcttTATCATTtttttcagtctgtctgtctctcagtggctctcttttccctccctctctcgctctttcttacTTGAGCTCCTGGGCGATGGCAGCAATCTGCTCCACTCTGTCCTGGTGGGCGGCCAGGTCGCTCTCAAACGCCTCGTGCTTCCTCATCAGGGCACGGATCTCCATCAGTGAGGCAGACTCATAGTCCTTCATCGACAGCAGCTCCACCTTACCTGAAggtcacagagagagacacacacacacactgactaaaaCGCAAGTAGAAATCCGTTTACACCAATTACACAAAGTTCAGAGCAGGTATTTTACAACCTAAAAAAAACACAAACCCTCCACTTGATGCGAGATAGAGAATCTCCCCTCTGCTCTTTCCATTTCCATCCCCATACCTGAGGTCCAGGACTCATGCAGGGAACTCTTCTGCTTGAACTTCTCAGCCAGATGGTCCAACCTCTCCAGGCGGCGGATCTCAGTGAGCAGCCACTCCTCATAGCCCTTCTCTACCTGCTCCAGACCCTTCCAGGCATTGGCAATGTCCTGAGGGGAGACAAGTCCGAAACAAACCAGGGGCTCAGTGAATGAGAACACGACAGACAAGGGACCAGATGACTGTTATGAGAGTGAAAGGGCGAGTTAACGGGAGgggtggctgggggggggggacgtACCGACACCATCTTGCCCTCAGAGGGCATGAAGGCGGGCCTGTTGCTCAGCCTCAGCTTGGTCTGCAGGGTGTTGAAGTTAATCTCCAGCTGACACTTCTCCTGCACCTTGGGAGGCTTGTGGACGCGACGGTAGTCACGGAAGTCCTCCAGCTTCTGCTGCATGGCGCGCATGGTCTGCTCGGCCACACGGTTCTCCAGCCAGGGGATGGTGCGACGGATCCACTCCAGCAGCTAAGGAGGAGAGGGTAGTACCGAGATGCATCCACTGAAGCCATCTTAACACAAAGACATTATTTGGAATGGACCGAGAACAGGCCAAACTAAAAAGGCTGCCCACCCACCTCACTGGCCAGCGTCTCATACTCCTCCATGAGCTTCTCGTTCTCCTGGTTGACAGCCAGCACCTTGCAGATCCTGTTGGCAGCCGTCTCAGCCTAGGACACAAGAACAGAGGTCAGGGAGGATGTCCAGGCTGGATCTCTAAGGGGAAAGGCTACGTAGTGGTGGTCAGTGAGGAAACCTCAAACTATAAAAAAAATTAAGTGAGTtgcacactccatatataaactcccagtaatttctTGGGAAAACCTCACCTGCTCGGCTCCAGCGAAGGCATGATAGAAGCAGGACACATAGGTCATGATGGCCTTCTCGTCGGGCTTTGGGGTGTTCACAATATCTCAAATGGGAAGAAAAAGTCTAAATTATTGCCATAGATATCCAGAGAAAACATTTGTTTCTCATTTTGGTTCAGACAATATGAGCGCTTATGAAAACGTGTGCTTTTTGTCAGCAGCTAAGATCCACCTTAATAatgatacagtgcatttggaaactattcagaccccttgacttttcccacattttgttaggttacagccttattctaaaattggagATTTTATTCtaaaatcaatctacacacaatttccaataatgacaaagcaaaaacaggtttagaaatttttgcaactgtagaaaaaaaagaaaagaaatatcaccctttactcagtactttgttgaagcacctttggcagtgattacagcctcaagtcttgagtatgacgctacaagcttggcacacctgtatttggggtgtttctcccattgttctctgcagatcctctcaagctctgtcaggttggatggtgagcgtcgctgctcagctattttcaggtctctccatagatgtttgatcgggatcaactccgggctctggctgggccactcaaggacattcagagacttgtcccgaagccactcctgcgttgtcttggctgtgtacttagggtcgttgtcctgttggaaagtgaaccttcgccccagtctgaggtcttgagcaggttttcatcaaggatctctgtaccttgctccgttcatctttcccctcgatcctgactagtctcccaagtCCCTgcttctgaaaaacatccccacaacatgattctgccaccaccatgtttcaacatagggattgtgccaggtttcctccaggcgtgacacttggcattcaggccaaagagttcattattggtttcatcagaacagagaatcttgtttttccatggtctgagagtctttaggtgccttttggcaaactccaagcaggctgtcatatgctttttactgaagagtggccactctaccataaaggcctgattcgtggagttctgcagagacggttgttcttctggaaggttcacctatctccatagaggaactctggagctctgtcagagtgaccattggtttcttggtcacctcactgaccaaggcccttctccccccgattgctcagtttggccgggtggcccaGCTCTTGAAAGACacttggtgcttccaaacttcttccatttaagaatgatgtgttCTTGGGGCCTTTAATGCTGACATTTTTCatttcccttccccagatccgtGCCTTGAGACAattctgtctcagagctctaaggacaattccttcaacctcatggcttggtttttgctctgacatgcactgtaaactgtgggacgttatgtagacaggtgtgcccctttccaaataatgtccaatcaattgaatttaccgcaggtggactccaatcaagttgtacaaacatgtcaaggatgatcaatggaaacagaatgcaccagagctcaatttttcaagtctcatagcaaagggtctgaatacttatgaaaaatACGTTTTTgtgttgtttaaaaaatatatatatttgctaaaatttctaaaaagctgttttcgctttgtcattatggggtatggtgtgcagattgatgagggaaatgtataaggccgtaacgtaacaaaaacgtttaaaaagtcaaggggtctgaatacattccgaatgcactgtataacttAGATTCTTGGAGTCCTGTAAGAAAGGTTGTTTACCTTCTGCATCCAACATCTTGGGGATGTCCAGGTACTTCTCTGCCACCTCGAAGGCAGTGTTGAGATTGCCCATGGGGTCATCctacaggtgcacacacacaaaacacagtaCTCGGTGAGTAAGAGGCTAAAGACCAGTAACAGTTAAAGCAGACAGGATGCACTCATAGCCATTCTGAACTACGTTGGCAGCTCGCTTTCCATTCACCATGTCAGAAATACTGTTTGGAACACAGTCTGTTTAAAAGAAGACGTTGTATCATTGTACCCCCTGACGAAACGTGTCAAACGAGTTTTCAAATCTTTGTTGCGTTGAACATAATAAATTGTAATGATAAGCCGTTTGATTATATGAATGGTGCCTTGgtccttgttttttttttgtttcatgACGTTTAAAGATAATATAACTAAGATTTTGAATTAGTTATCATGATAGTCCATCACATTGTAATCACGTCTGAAGCCACTCCATGCATTATTGCCATTTTAGTCATTCTCTCCTTAGGAAGATGACGCTGGATCATTTTAAGGTCTTTGTTGTTGTGTCAATTCATATAAAACATGCACTGTTTTAAAGAATAGTAAAACTGAACCAACTCGAACAGGTATTCGATTGTTACTTCAAACCAGTGCCTTAACAGAATCGGTCCGTCAGTAATGTTAGCCAAAGCACAGTTCAGTTGTCTATGCCAGTTCCTCCATCCTCACCACTGTTCATTTAGAGAACAAAGAGCTTTTAGAAGAATCAAAATGACCAAGAAATACATTACAAAGGTTCAGACTACGGGCGTGGACAATGGTGCGGGCTGTTTGAGTGATGTTTGTGTGGGCAAGTGGAGAGACTGGCTGAGTGTGGACCAGAGAGGTGCGGACCAATCATGCAGGGATGTGGGTGGGACGAGTGACAGCACCTTGCGCAGTTTGGAGTAGTCAATGAGGTCAGGTCTGTGTCTGTGGATGAGGGCACACAGTGCCAGGCCATCCTTCCAACTGAGACACAGAcccagggagagagatagatggagagaatgATATACAAATCAATCAAAGACGAAAAGGAGGAACAAAAAGAGATGAATGCATAGGATCTGTGACAGGAGGTAAACACAGGATgtttgaaggagagaggagaaaatgtGAAAGTGTAACAGTGAGATGAAGAATCTCCTCTAACAACTGCGCAGATTCAGAACATTCCAGATTTAAACCATGACTAAAACACATATCAGTGACTCCAGAATGTATGTGACATGTTGTGAGCCAGCTATGTGACCAGAACAAAGTAGTGGCTGCTCACCTGATGTGGAAGTTCTGCACATTGACATTCCTGTAGGGGGCAGTCTTCCTCTGGCACCACAGCAACAGACCCTCCTTAGCAGAGGTCTCTGAACACACACAATGATGTAAGgtaggatttttttatttacattttaaaaaatctctTTATAGCATAGAAATAACCCTAAGCATGAGAAATGCCTATTGCATGTGTCACATATATGAATGACGAATTGTAAGGTGCTCAGAGGGTTTTGGCTTTGTGTCTTTGAAGAGTGCTCACCCTCTACAGAGATGTCCTGGATGGCGAAACGCAGAATGATGGTCCAGATCATCCCCAGGGTCATCTTCACATTACCATCCACAATCTCTGCCGAGGTCAAGGGTCAGTTAGATCGGACGATAGAGACATAAGATGTGGAAATACATTTGCAGGAAGTAGAAGAGTACTATGAGAAGATAAGGGTTTCGGGGGGCGAGTCTCACCCTCAGCACCGATGGACACCAGCTTGACTCCCTTGCTGCAGATGAAATCCAGGGCCTTGTTCACGTTGGCGATTTTGTGGAAACGCATTTTGCCTTTGTCCGGCTTGGGAAGCCTTTCACCTGCAcattcacaaacacacaacaaGGACACATTAGTTAGCGTTAATGTAAGTGAATGGAAATTGTGAAATGTATTTAGACATTTCACCATGCAGAAAGGAGTGAAACGTCAATGTTCCACAGTAATTGAGCCCTCTGCCTGTAGGCTCCAACTACCTGAGATGACCTCCAACAGCAACATGAGTTTGAGCCCATTCCTGAAGTCCTCCTCAATGTTCTCAATCTGTGTGCCCGCTTTACGCAGGTGAGAGTTGCACCAGGCGGTGAAGgtctgagagagcgagagagagtgtgtgttagaATACTTCATAATATTTTTGGCCAAAATCCAGTATGCTTCACTTATGAAAGGCCTTTAACAGGCCATGTGTGTCTTTTCAGGGGTCATGGGTCAACATATCTAAGATACTACTGATCCTACTTTGGTTACTTCAAATTCTAGAAAAATACTCAACTTGAAAGCTGCAGTACACAATGATCTGATATAAATGAGACACCATCTGTCATAACCAATGTAGAACAGTATAACAGACTTTCAAGCTAAAACTACACGTACAACAACCACCCCTTCGGTATGAACGTTATTACACAAAGATTtaggtttatgaactgatatacAAAACAGCATCAATTCGTTCTTTTCAATTGAAGCTATTATGTAAAATCCTCGCTATAAAAAGAATGCTCAGTGTATGGGGCATTGAACAGTCAGAGCGGTGCAGACTCTGCCACGCAGAAACAGAATCAATAGATCATCCCTCTTGGTACTGTCCATCGTTGGCTTGTTTTTGGAATCAGGCCCAGGAATGGTTGTGGTTGGACCTGCCAACTGTATTGTTGGGGGATTTGAAGGACCACAGTCAGTCAAAAGGAAATATCATTGTGCTCTTGGGTAAAGGTCATGGGTCAGTTATTTTTGTTGCAATTTCGGCAGAAATGTTGCAGATGGGGAGATTCAAGTTCCTAGTGAGACACCGTGGTAGagaatggagggatgtattgaaaGAGAAAATTGCTAGAAGGACCATTTACTTGGAAATATGGGTTGATCTGCATCTGTCTGAAGGTTGGAATTAATACATACACAGTATAAATGTTTGAGGACCTCCAATCAGGGGTGAGGATGGATGTGATTATTGTATGCTTTGCTTCGTTATTCATATTTTGTTTTCTCGCTGTAAACGCTGGTACTGGTGGTTATGGGTGCGCTCATTCCGTGCCCGCCCGGGCGTTGGGCGGGGCTCGGTCCTTCTCGCCCATGGACAATCCCTTCGGCCGAGGGCTGCGCCCTGCCGGTGTCTCGGGGCGAGCCCACCCACTGACCAGAACACCCACTGATAGGAGTGGCCATTTTTATTGTCGAAAAATATAAATCAttgagacaaaaaaaaaaagcacGGGGTAAATGATACAGTATTCCCATTCATTTATGAGTACGGGATTTACCTATTTTTCTAAGACTGTGATATAGCTTTAACACATTTTGAAGAATACATAGTAAATGGGATACTATTTTGAACACATGACAATGTGATGCAGAAGCTGCTGAGGCGATACAACGCAGAGAACACAGAGTCTGCGGGAAGGACCGAACCTAGAGTGAAGCCGCTGGAAGTTGTGAAGACCAATCGGTTTTTGCGTTTATCGACGGGCTTAAGAAATAGATCAAAACACAGCATGTGCCGTTTTCCATGAACTGGAGTGGAGTGGGAGATCGTGAGAGCGACATGGAGAGACTGAAGAATGCTCAGGCCCAACGTAATTTGATTTAAAGCTGGAAGAGGAGACTCTTCCGCAGCAGGTGTCTACCCCCCAAATCACCCTCTACTGCCATTGATGTC contains these protein-coding regions:
- the LOC129869060 gene encoding alpha-actinin-3-like; translated protein: MTAIETQVQYGSYMTSEQIYMTQEDDWDRDLLLDPAWEKQQRKTFTAWCNSHLRKAGTQIENIEEDFRNGLKLMLLLEVISGERLPKPDKGKMRFHKIANVNKALDFICSKGVKLVSIGAEEIVDGNVKMTLGMIWTIILRFAIQDISVEETSAKEGLLLWCQRKTAPYRNVNVQNFHISWKDGLALCALIHRHRPDLIDYSKLRKDDPMGNLNTAFEVAEKYLDIPKMLDAEDIVNTPKPDEKAIMTYVSCFYHAFAGAEQAETAANRICKVLAVNQENEKLMEEYETLASELLEWIRRTIPWLENRVAEQTMRAMQQKLEDFRDYRRVHKPPKVQEKCQLEINFNTLQTKLRLSNRPAFMPSEGKMVSDIANAWKGLEQVEKGYEEWLLTEIRRLERLDHLAEKFKQKSSLHESWTSGKVELLSMKDYESASLMEIRALMRKHEAFESDLAAHQDRVEQIAAIAQELNELDYHDAVTINARCQGICDQWDNLGTLTQKRRDSLERVEKLWETIDQLYLEFAKRAAPFNNWMDGAMEDLQDMFIVHSIEEIQSLITAHDQFKATLPEADKERVATMGIQSEIVKIAQTYGIKLSGVNPYTNLSPQDITDKWDAVKHLVPLRDQMLQEEVARQQSNERLRRQFAAQANIIGPWIQTKMEEISHVSVDIAGSLEEQMSNLKQYEQNIINYKCNIDKLEGDHQLSQESLIFDNKHTNYTMEHVRVGWEQLLTTIARTINEVENQILTRDAKGISQEQLNEFRASFNHFDRKRNGMMDPDDFRACLISMGYDLGEVEFARIMTLVDSNNTGVVTFQAFIDFMTRETAETDTADQVMASFKILASDKTYITVEELRRELPPEQADYCISRMTSYIGSGAPPGALDYISFSSALYGESDL